The Streptomyces sp. NBC_00597 DNA segment CTACCTCGACTTCATCTTCGCCGGCCTGACGGCGCGGCCCCAGAAGCGCCTGGTCCGCTTCATGGCGAAGGAGTCCGTGTTCCGCCACAAGGTGTCCGGCCCGCTGATGCGCGCGATGAAGCACATCCCGGTGGACCGCAAGCAGGGCGAGACGGCCTACCAGCACGCTCTCGACTCACTGCGCGCCGGCGAGATCATCGGCGTGTTCCCGGAGGCGACGATCTCCCAGTCGTTCACCCTCAAGAGCTTCAAGTCGGGTGCCGCGCGCATGGCCCAGGAGGCCGGCGTCCCGCTGATCCCGGTGGCCCTGTGGGGCACCCAGCGGCTGTGGACCAAGGGCCGCCCGAAGGACCTCAAGCGCAGCCACATCCCCGTGACGATGCGGGTCGGCGAGCCCATCGAGGCCCCGACCGACCAGTACGCCGGGGCGATCACCCGCCGCCTGCGCGAGCGGGTGCAGGAGCTGCTGGAGGCGGCCCAGCGCGCCTACCCGGCCGCCCCCAAGGGTCCCGAGGACTCGTGGTGGCTCCCGGCGCACCTGGGCGGCACCGCGCCGACGGCCGCCCAGGTCAAGGAAGCGGGCTGATCCGCCGCCACCGGGTCGGGTGATCGTTCGGCCCCGCTGTTCACGGCGGGGCCGCAGCGGTGCGCTCGGCCGTCAGTTCGGGTTCTCGGCGTGGGTGAGCGTCTCCCACGCCTCGAAATGGTTTTCGGTACCCGCGGGGCGCCGCCCCTCGGTGAGCTCGCGGGTCTTCTCCATGCCGACGCCCAGCCGCGTGTGCAGGGCGTTGTAGCCGACTTCGGTCGCCGGGCCGATGCCCTTGTGCAGGCTCCCGCCGCACAGCCACGACGGCACCGGCGCGCCGAGTTCGTACCCGGCGTGGAAGCCCAGTGCCTGCCGGAAGCGGTCCTTGAACTCCGGGTAGAGGTCGCGCCCTTGGATCCGCGAGGTCTCGGCGACGTGCATGGTCGCGGCGATCGCCATGCCGGTGTGGCCGAAGTCCCGGCAGGTCTCCTGCGCGAGGCCGTTCACGAACGTGTCCTGGCCGTGCCAGTAGTCGATCAGCTCGTTCTTGGTGTCGATGGAGGAGCGCGGCGGGTACTTCGGCTGCGGGCCGTCGGAGGCCAGGTAGAAGTACGCGGGGACCCGGCCGAGGTAGATCGCCATCGCCTTGTCGTAGGCGGCGCGGTCGTCGAGGTCGACGGAGATTCCGACGGCGGCGTCCATCATGATCAGTTCCCAGTTGCCGTTGCTGTTCGGCTTCCCGTCCACGACTTCCGGCAGGTAGACGTCGCGCAGCATGGTGGCGAAGCGCCCCTGGCCGGGCCAACCCCCGGTGTACGTGTGCTTGATGATCTCGGCGGCGCGCGGCCAGGTGGATCCCGCCCAGCCGCTCTGCAGCGGGGCGTTGCTGTTGGTGTGGTCCTTGATCTTCGCCGACCAGGCGTCCATCAGCTCGATCGACTTCTTCGCGTACCTGGCGTCGCGGGTGATGTACCAGGCGAGGGCGTCGCCGTACGCGGCGATGGCGTCCTCGCGTTCGTCGGAGCAGCCGATGTCCGGGTTCGAGTACGAACCGCACTCGACGACGGCGCGCGGTTTGGGCGTGCGCGACAGCGAGCTGTACGGGCTGGCGAGCATGGCGTCGAACGCCGCCTTCCACGGCTGCTGCCCCGCCTGAACCTTCGTGCGCACGAAGTCCAGTTGGGCGCGGCTGTTCAGCACCCCTGGATGGGCGAACTGCGCGGGGGCCGCGGCAGGGGCGGGGGCCGGCCGTGGGGGGCCGGCGTGGGCGGCGGGGGCGAGGGTCAGGGCCGCGGCCAATCCGAGTGCGAGGGCGGCCGGCCCCGCGGGGACTCCGTAACGCATAAAGCGCCTTCCGGTCGGAGGTGGGGGGAACGGGGAATTCCTGCCGCCGAAAGTACCCATGAGCATGCCAAGTTGACCTTATCCGACAGGAAACTTTCCTATTCTCGTTTTGGCGTCTGGGCGAACGCGGCGCCCGCTACGTCCGCTCGGCCGCCTGCGCCCGCTTGCGCCTGCGGTGTGCGGCGACCCGCGCGCGCGTGGCGCAACTCGGGGTGCAGTAGCGCCGGGCACTGCCGGGCCCGGTACCGAGGAAGAACCGCCCGCAGCCCTCGGCGGCGCAGGCGCCCCATGCGATCCGCCCGCACTCGGTGAGCAGCCGGGACAGCTCCAACGCCCCGGAAGCCAGGAACCACCCGCCCCACCCGGCACCCTCCCCCCGGTCCACGTGCAGGTGCCAGCGGTGGCCGTCGTGCCTGGTCAGCCGAGGTGGGGCCGCGTACTGCGCGAACAGCTCGTTGAGGGCTTCGACGGCGCGGTCCTCGTCGGTTTCGGCGAGGACCGCTCCCATCCGCCGCGCAGCGGCCCGCAGTTCGGCCGCGCCCTGCTCGGTGAAGGCCCGCCCCGTGAGGGCGGCCGGATGCTCCCCGTGCCGCGCCAGGAGCGCCACGAGCTCGGCTCGTGGGAGGTCGGGGTCCGTCCGTACCGCCTCGGCGAGCTCGATCAACCGCGAGCCCGCCGCGAACCCCTGCGCGGAATCGGCCATCCCGAAATCCTTTCGCCCTACACCCATATGACGTAACGTCTTTCAGCGCTATCACGTTACGTGTCGCGAGGGGGTTCCGGGGATGCACGGGTTCGGGCGATACCTGGCAGCAGCACTGGCCGCACGGTTCGCCTCGGAGGGCATGAGCCTCGCGGTGGTCCTGCTGGCCCTGGAGCGCACGGGGAGCGCCGCGTACGGGGCGTTCGTCCTGACCGCCTGGCTGGCGCCACACGTCCTGGCGGCCCCGCTCGCCGGTGCGGCCGCAGCCCGCACCGGCCGGCCGCGGCTGTTCCACGTGGTCGCGCTGACCGGGTTCACCTGCGCGGTGGCGGCGCTGGCCGTGCTGCTGGGCCGGGCCCCGGCGCCCGTGGTGGTGGCGGTGGCCCTGCTGGGCGGCAGCTGCGGGCCGATGGTGACGGGCGGCATGTCCAGCCTGGTCGCCGGCCTGGTCCCGGCGGGGGCCGGGCGGGACCGGGCGTACGCATGGGACGCCTCCACCTACAACGCCGCCGCGGTCACCGCCCCGGCGGTGGTGGGCCTGGCCGCCGCACTGGGCTCGGCCGCGCCCGCGATGGCTGCGCTGGCGCTGGCCGGCACGCTCGCGGCGGTACTGGCCGCGACCCTCCCGTACACGACCCGGCAGCCGGACCCGACGGCGCGGCCGGGTGCCGAACCGGGGGCTCCCGCTGCGGCCGGCCTGGGTGCCGGACTGGCGGCCCTGTGGCGGATCCGGGAGCTGCGGGCGATCACCTCGGCCACGACGCTGGCCTTCGTCGGCATCGGCACGCTCACCACCACCTCCGTGCTGCTGGCGTCCCGGCTCGGCAGCCCGGGCGGCGGGGGCGTGTTGATGACGGCGTTCGCGGTGGGCGCGCTGGCGGGCTCCCTGACGCTGGGCCGGATCACGTCCGTGGAGCCGGGCCGGCTGGCGCGCCGGGCCATGGCGGGGACCGGGGCCGCCCTGGCGGCGGCCGTTTTCGCCCCGTCCGTGGCCGTCGCGGCGGTGCTCTTCGCCGCCGCCGGCGTGTGCGACGGACCGCTGCTGACGGCCACCCTCCGGATCCGCTCGGAGTACGCCCCCGACGCCGTACGGACCCAGGTGTTCACCCTCGGGGCGGGACTCAAGCTGACCGCCGCGTCGGTCGGTGCCGCGCTCGTGGGCTTCGCGGCCTCGGCGCCGCCGCAGGCGCTACTGGCCGGGATCTCCACGCTGATCCTGGCGTCGGCCCTGCTGCACGCACTGGTGGCCCGCCACGGTGCGGCGCCGACCGGTGCCGCCGCCGCGACTACAGGGCCGTCGGAAGGTTCCGCCACAGCTCCAGCCGGTCGGCGGACTTCTTGAGGGCCGCGAGCGCGGCCGGGTGCGGGGCGGCGTACAGCTCGGGGTAGTCGACCTCCCCCAGCTCGGGGCGTACGGGGAAGGCGAGCCGCTCGGCATCCAGGGCGAACTGCGCGTCCACTCCGGGCTTGTTGCCGCGTGCGTCCTGGCGGGCCCAGTCCACGGCGCCGGGCAGCCGGAGGGCGATCAGCCCGTGGACGGCGGGGTTCGAGCCATCGTCGTCGGCGAGCCGCTGGTAGCAGAGACCGGCCGGGATGCCCTTGGCCCGCAACAGGGCGACCAGGGCATGGGACTTGGCGTAGCAGATCCCGTTGCGCGTGCCCAGCACGTCGGAGGCGCGCCAGGAGACGCGGAGGTCTCCGGAGTCGCCGGAGTGCGGGATGGCGTCGCGGACGAACTCGAAGGCAACCTTGGCGTATGAATATGCGCCTGCGGTCGCGACCCAGAGGGCGTCTGCGGTTTCCCGTACGAGCGGGTGATCGTGGTCGATGACCTCGTCCGCCGCCAAATAGGCATGAATGTCTGGGCTTTGCGGGATCAGCTGCATGGCCCGGAGCATAGGCATACCTCCGACCGCAGATCAATGGATTTGCGGTCGGAGGTATATATATTCAGCCCTGAGGGGGTGACGTCCTTAGCGGGACATCTCCTCCTTCAACGCCTGGAGGAAGCCGTCCACGTCCTCCTCCTGGGTGTCGAAGCCGCACATCCAGCGCACGTGGCCGGCGACCTCGTCCCAGAAGTAGAAGCGGTATCGCTTCTGCAGCCGCCGCGACACCTCGTGCGGCAGCTTCGCGAACACCGCGTTCGCCTGCACCGGGTAGAGGATCTCCACCCCGTCGGTCTCGCGCACGCCGGCCGCGAGCCGCTGCGCCATCGCGTTGGCGTGCTGCGCGTTGCGCAGCCACAGGTCCTTGGCGAGCAGCGCCTCCAGCTGCACCGACACGAACCGCATCTTGGACGCGAGCTGCATCGACATCTTGCGGATGTGCTTCATCTGCCGGACCGCGTCCGGGTTGACGACCACCACGGCCTCGCCGAACATCATGCCGTTCTTGGTGCCGCCGTACGACAGCACGTCCACGCCCACCGTGTTGGTGAACGTGCGCATCGGCACGTCGAGCGAGGCCGCGGCGTTGGCTATCCGGGCCCCGTCGAGGTGGACCTTCATGCCGTGGCCGTGCGCGTGCTCGCAGATCGCCCGGATCTCGTCCGGCGTGTAGACCGTGCCGAGCTCGGTGTTCTGGGTGATCGAGACGACCTGCGGCATCGCCCGGTGCTCGTCCTCCCAGCCCCAGGCCTGCCGGTCGATGAGCTCGGGGGTGAGCTTGCCGTCCGGGGTGGCGACGGTGAGCAGCTTGAGCCCGGCCATCCGCTCCGGCGCGCCGCCCTCGTCGACGTTGATGTGCGCCGACTCGGCACAGATCACCGCACCCCAGCGGTCCGTCAGGGCCTGGAGGGCCGTGACGTTCGCGCCGGTGCCGTTGAAGACCGGGAAGGCCTCCGCGTACGGGCCGAAGTGGCTGCGGATGATCTTCTGCAGGTTTTCGGTGTACTCGTCCTCGCCGTAGGCGACCTGGTGGCCGCCGTTGGCCAGGGCGAGGGCTTCCAGGATCTCTGGATGGACCCCCGCGTAGTTGTCGCTCGCGAATCCGCGTACCGCCGGGTCGTGGTGGCGGCGGGCATCGGTTTTCACGGTTGCGGAGTGAGCCACAGACGCTGTCCGTTCACATCGATGGCGGGCCGCTCCCACACGCCGGCGATGGCCTCGGCCAGCTCCTTGACGTCGGTGAAGCCCGCGAACTTCGCATTGGGGCGCTCGGCGCGCATGGCGTCGTGCACCAGTGCCTTGATCACCAGGATCGCAGCAGCGGCGCCCGGGCCCTCCTCGCCCCCCGCCTTGCGGAAGGAGTCGGCGAGGGAGAGCGTCCAGGCCTCGGCGGCCGCCTTGCCCGCGTTGTACGCGGCGTTGTTGGCGACCGGCTTGTGCGCACCGGACTGGCTGATCAGGACGTAGCGGCCGCGGTCACTGCGCAGCAGCCCGTCGTGGAAGGCGAGCGACGTGTGCTGGACGGTGCGGATCAGGAGCTTCTCCAGGAAGTCCCAGTCCGCGAGGTCCACGTCGGTGAAGGTCTTGCTGCCGCGCCAGCCGCCCACGAGGTGGACGAGCCCGTCCACGCGGCCGAACTCCTTCTCGGTCCGCTCGGCCCAGGCCTTGGTGGCCTCCAGGTCGAGCAGGTCCACGGTGTCCCCGGTGACGGTGGCACCGCCGTGGGCGTAGCGGGCCGCGTCCACCGACTCCGCGAGGCGGGACGCGTCGGCGTCGGCGGCCACGACGACGGCACCGGCCTCGGCGAGGCGGAGCAGAGCGGCACGGCCGGCGGGGCCGCCGGCCCCTGCCACCGCGACGACGGCTCCTTGGAGATTGCCGTTCCCGGACTTCGCAGCGCTGTTCATCTGTGCAGCCTCCTGTGGGCGAGCGCTCACGCGGCGACCCGCTCGACCGAATCGGCGTTCACTGCAGTGATGCCCTTCGTGGAGGCGATCACTCCCTTGAGCTTCTTGGCGAGCGCCTCATAGAACATGCTCAGCGGAAACTCGTCGGGAAGCACGTCGTCGACGAGCTTGCGCGGCGGCTGCGTCAGGTCGAGCGCGTCGGGGCCCTTGGCCCACTTGGAGCCCGGGTGGGGGGCGAGGTAGGTGGAGACGAGCTCGTACGCCTTGAACCAGTGGACGAGCTTCGGGCGGTCGATGCCGGCCCGGTAGAGGTCCTCGATGTCGGCGCACAGCTGGTTGGTGACCTGCGGGGCGCGCATCCAGTCGATCTTCAGCTTGTTGTCCGTCCAGCGCACGACGTCGTGCTTGTGGAGGTACGCGAAGAGCAGCTGGCCGCCGAGACCGTCGTAGTTGCGGTTGCGGTCGCCGGAGACCGGGAAGCGGAACATCCGGTCGAAGAGGACGGCGTACTGGACGTCGCGGCCGTGCTCGTTGCCCTCGGACTCCAGCTTCACGGCCTCCTTGAAGGCGGTGAGGTCGCAGCGCAGCTCCTCCAGGCCGTACATCCAGAACGGCTGGCGCTGCTTGATCATGAAGGGGTCGAACGGCAGGTCGCCGTGGCTGTGGGTGCGGTCATGGACCATGTCCCACAGGACGAAGGCCTTCTCGCAGCGCTCCTGGTCCTCGACCATGCGGGCGATGTCCTCGGGCAGCTCGATGCCCAGGATGTCGACGGCGGCCTCGGTGACCTTGCGGTAGCGGGCGGCCTCGCGGTCGCAGAAGATGCCGCCCCAGGTGAAGCGCTCGGGCGCCTCGCGGACGGCGATGGTCTCCGGGAAGAGCACGGCGGAGTGCGTGTCGTAGCCCGGGGTGAAGTCCTCGAAGGTGATGCCGAGGAAGAGCGGGTTGTCGTACCGGGTGCGCTCCAGCTCGGAGAGCCACTCGGGCCACACCATCTTCAGGACGACGGCCTCGAAGTTGCGGTCGAGGTTGCCGTTCTGCGTGTACATGGGGAAGACGACCAGGTGCTGGAGCCCGTCGGCGCGCCCGGCGGCCGGGTGGAAGGCCAGCAGGGAGTCGAGGAAGTCCGGCACCTTGAAGCCGTCCGCGACCCACTTGCGCAGGTCGGAGACGAGCGCGCGGTGGTAGGCCTCGGCGTGCGGCAGCAGCGGCGACAGCACCTCGATCGCGCCGATGGCACGTTCCACGGCGGCCTCGACGACGGCCGGGGCGGGGGCGTCCGCGGCCTCGACGTCGATGGAGCCGTCCTTGGCCTGCCAGGGGCGGATCTCCTCCACGGCGGCCTTGAGCTCGGGCCACGCCGGGTGGTCGACCACCCGCGCACCGGCGGTTATCACCGCACCGCCAGAACCCGGCACAAGAATTTCCGTCATGTCACTTCCTCCACAGGAGAACCTCGCGTCATCACAGCGTATGCATGCAAGCCTGTCCCGCTCAAGAGGGTGTTCGGGAAATTATCCTGCGTGACCCCCATAGACGCCGTAATTCTTCCCGCCGCCCATCGTTCGATCGACTACTTCGTCCCTTTCGTCGAGTTCTCCGCCGATGGCGGGGAGCCGTCCCGCGGCCCACAAGACCGGCCGGGCGTGGCCGGATTGCGTCCGCGGCCCGCCGCCGCGGTGCGGACCGCGACCCCGGCCCACCGGGGCGGCCGCACACCCGCGGGACGGGCGGGTGACGTCCGTCACGTCGACGCCCGCCCCCGCCCCGCTCCGCCCGGACGGCGCCCCCCTCAGGCCGTGCGGAAGTGCGGGATGACCTTCTCGCCCCACTGCCGCAAGGTCTCCAGACAGGCTTCCTGCGGCACGGTGCCCATCTGGATCAGGCACATGATCTCGTCCGCCCCCGCATCCTTGAGCCGCTGCACGTACGCGATGGCGGCGTCCGCGCTCCCGTACGCGTGGTCGGCCCGGAACGTGGCCGTCGACGTCGGCTGCACCGGGATGTCCTGCTCGTGCAGCCGCCACCACCTGCTCGGCCGCCCGACGCATCTGCGCCGCCTCGTCGGCGCCGGCGACCACGGCCTCGTCCGGGATGCCGGCGCCGCCGTACCAGTGGCCGATGGACTGGGCGAAGAACCGCTGACCCCGGACGCCGATCCGGCGCGCCTCGGCCGGATCGGCGAGGACGATGGTCGGGCAGAGCACCGAGAAGTGGTCGTTGACCGCGGTGGAGACGAAGCGGTCGCCGTCGCGGGCGGTGAGCGCCCCGCCGTAGACCGCCCTCATCGCGCCGATGGACTCGGGCCCGGCGAAGCCCGTCACCAGGGCCCCGACACCCAGCTCCGCGGCCTGGACCAGGGTCTCGGCACGGCTGCACGCCAGGAACAGCGGCGGGTGCGGGGTCTGCCGCGGCCCCGGCAGGATCGGGTGCGGGTCGATGTCGATCAGCTCGCCGTGGTACTCCAGCTCCTCCTCCTGCCAGGCCTTGCGGATGATCCGCAGGGCCTCCTCCACCTCCTGGGCGGTGCGCTCCCGGTCGACCCCGCACAGGGGAGGTCTCCTGCTCGGTGCCGCCGCGCCCGGCGCCCAGGTCCAGGCGGCCCCCTGAGAGCAGGTCGAGCATGGCGGCCCGCTCGGCGACGCGGACCGGGTGGTTGAAGTTGAAGGGCATGCAGACCACGCCGTGGCCGATGCGCATGGTGTGCGTCCGGGCCGCGACCCAGGTCAGGAAGACCTCGGGCCACGTTACGGCGCAGTCGAATGCGGGTGTCGCGGGTCGGATCACGCTGGTGCGGATCATCCTCCGCGAGGACATCACGTGGTCGAACATTTGGATTGGTCTGTCGGGGATCGATGCAGCTGCGGTCCTGTCGAACTGTTACCTCGGCGTGTACTCCAGCGCGGGCGCCCTGCTGGGGACGACGGCGGACATCTCGTCGTCGCTGATGACGGGCGCGGTCGCCAAGCCTCTAGCGCTGGTGACGCCGTTCTCGGCGCCGGCAGGCACCTACTTCATCGCCATGCTCTTGGGTGGGACCTGGGCCACCGACTCCCTGCCTTTCAAGGCGAGCGGCGCCGGGGTCAGTGTGAACGCGGGCCTCGCCGCGCCGAACCTGCGCTACAGCAACATGCTGACGGCGCAGACGTCGCTGCCGGCCTCGCCGACTCTGTCGGGCCAGTCGACGAGCGTCACCAGCACCGGCTGGGCCAGCCAGCGGTACGGGGTCTCCTGACAACGCAACGCCCCCTCTCGGCCTCAGGGCCGGGAGGGGGCGATTTCATCCGTCTCAGGTCAGTCCAGCGGGAGGGCCTGGTGCGCGGCCACGATCGCATCGATGCGGTGCGCCAGGTCGAAGTCGGCCCGGGTCAGCCGGTTCCCGGCATCGTGCGTGGTGATCGACGCGCGCAGGTGGTCGATGCGGAGGTCGAGATCCGCGTGGTGCTGAATCCGCCGCGACCGGTCCGCGATCGTAACGATCGCCGCAACCGCCGCGTGATACCGAATCGGATACGTGCGGGTGATCACGTCGCCGTCCTGCTCCCATCCGGGCAGGCCAGCCAGGTGTTCGGCGATTTCCTCATGCGTCATCGGCTTGGGCACGCCCATGTCAGTTCCCCTCCGTGACAGGCGCCAGGATCTCAGCAAGGTCCCGGCCTACGGGGGCATCGTGCCATGGCCGCATGGCCCGCTCCAGCGTGGCCAGTTCACGGGCCATCCGTACCGACCGGGTCTCCACCGCGATCTCCGCGGCGGCCCGTCCGATCTCCAACGCCTGGTCCGGCATCGCACCATCGGAACCTCATCGAGGAGACACCATGCCGTGCAAAGCTCAGCCCGGAGAACCCGCGCCGCCGCCTTGCGACGCCACGGGCCCCGTCGCACCGCCTGGAACCACCCTCACCGCAATCCGCCCCTGACTGCCCGGGGCCTCCTAACCGACCAGGCGTTCACGGGCCTGGTGGCGACGGTCCTGGACAACAACCCGGGGATGGCCGAAGCGTTGGCCAAGCAGATCGTCACCGAGGGAGTTTCGTTCATCGCCACGTGCGCCGCCAACCCGGAGAAGCGGCTCGCTCCGTCCCCGGTCGTGGATGAGGGCTGGCACGCTGCCATCCTCCACACCAAGCTGTACAGCGAGCTGTGCACGCGGCTTGGCGGGTTCGTCCACCACTTCCCCGAGCGGCCGAACAATCCGCATGGATTCCGCCCGGACGTCATCGAGTACACCCTCGACACCATGCGCGCGACCGGGTACGAGCCAGATGTCGAGCTCTGGGCGGGACCGTCGGAGACCACGGTCACCGTCGGGGGAAGACGTGGCACACCCCGATGCCCGGCGGCTGCGGGCCGATCAACCCTGGCGGGTGCGCGACGCACGGCGGGGGCGACGGGGAGTAGTAGGTTCGGCGAACACCGACGGAGAGGGCGAGGACATGACTCCCAGTGAGGCTCACGAGCTGCACGCCGCCATGAGGCAGTACGGAATCTGTGGGGCTGTGATCCCGGCGGCCCCGGACAACCTTGACGGAGCGTGGCTGGTGGTCGACGAGGACGGTCGGAACGTTACGGCCGCAGTCCGAGCCCGAGTATCCGCGGCGCAAGGCAGGCAGCCCGAGCGGGGTTTCGTGGTCGCGCGCTGACGCTGAGGTAGCCCCGGCCGGAGCAGTCCACTTCGATCATCAACACGGGCTGGGCGTCGCAGTGGTACGGCGTCTCCTGACCCCTCCAGCACAACGCCCCCTCTCGCCTTCGGGCGGGAGGGGGCGCTTCCGTGCTGTCCGGGGCTAGCTACTGGCGATGCGGGGTCGGGCGCGCTCGCTATTGCAGGGCGGCGACGGCTTCCATGACCAGTGCCCGGGCATCCGCGCCGTACACCGCCATCTTCTGGAGCGCCGCGAATGCCTTTTCGTAGAGGGCGATCTCGCTCGGCTGGGTGACCGTGACACGGGCGGCGAGGAGCTCCACCGACACAAGGGTGTCGTCGTACATGTGGAACGTCTCCAGCGGCCACTGAGCCCGTTTCGGGGTGGCCATGGGGATGATGCCCAGGCTCACGGACGGCATCGCGCCCACAGTCATCAGATAGCCGAGCTGGGCGGCCATGGCCTCGGTGTCGGCCAGTTGGTGGCGGAGCGCGGTCTCCTCGACGAGGAGGACGTAGCGGCGGCCCGGCTCGCGCAGGATCAGGTTGCGCTCCATCCGGGCGGCCACGGCCTCGGCGACGTCGTTGGGGATGTCCCGGAACAGACTGATGGCGGTGAGCAGCCCGGCGGCGTAGCCCTCGGTCTGGATGAAGTGCGGCAGGAGCGTGGCGGAGTACACGCGGAAGAGGCGAGTGGACCGGAACAGAGGGATGTAGCTGTTCTGCAACTGCTTGAGGCCACTGCGGGAGCGGCGGCGCCACTCCGTATAGAGCGACTCGGCGTTCTGAGACTGGGCAATGATGTCGCGGGCCTGGTCGGCCGCGCCGCAGGCCTCGCACCACCGGCGGATGTCGTCCGGCGTGGGCGGTGTGCGGGCGTTCTCGATGCGGGAGGACTTGGAGTGAGTCCAGCCGCAGCGGGTGCCCAGCTCGCTGCCGCTTAGACCCGCCTCCGAGCGCAGCTCACGCAGACGGTGAGCCACGCTGCAGCGGG contains these protein-coding regions:
- a CDS encoding alginate lyase family protein, producing the protein MRYGVPAGPAALALGLAAALTLAPAAHAGPPRPAPAPAAAPAQFAHPGVLNSRAQLDFVRTKVQAGQQPWKAAFDAMLASPYSSLSRTPKPRAVVECGSYSNPDIGCSDEREDAIAAYGDALAWYITRDARYAKKSIELMDAWSAKIKDHTNSNAPLQSGWAGSTWPRAAEIIKHTYTGGWPGQGRFATMLRDVYLPEVVDGKPNSNGNWELIMMDAAVGISVDLDDRAAYDKAMAIYLGRVPAYFYLASDGPQPKYPPRSSIDTKNELIDYWHGQDTFVNGLAQETCRDFGHTGMAIAATMHVAETSRIQGRDLYPEFKDRFRQALGFHAGYELGAPVPSWLCGGSLHKGIGPATEVGYNALHTRLGVGMEKTRELTEGRRPAGTENHFEAWETLTHAENPN
- a CDS encoding lysophospholipid acyltransferase family protein, encoding MAELIYPPVIGAAHTLFRALDIRIDMKGTENIPRKGGAVLVSNHIGYLDFIFAGLTARPQKRLVRFMAKESVFRHKVSGPLMRAMKHIPVDRKQGETAYQHALDSLRAGEIIGVFPEATISQSFTLKSFKSGAARMAQEAGVPLIPVALWGTQRLWTKGRPKDLKRSHIPVTMRVGEPIEAPTDQYAGAITRRLRERVQELLEAAQRAYPAAPKGPEDSWWLPAHLGGTAPTAAQVKEAG
- a CDS encoding low specificity L-threonine aldolase, producing the protein MKTDARRHHDPAVRGFASDNYAGVHPEILEALALANGGHQVAYGEDEYTENLQKIIRSHFGPYAEAFPVFNGTGANVTALQALTDRWGAVICAESAHINVDEGGAPERMAGLKLLTVATPDGKLTPELIDRQAWGWEDEHRAMPQVVSITQNTELGTVYTPDEIRAICEHAHGHGMKVHLDGARIANAAASLDVPMRTFTNTVGVDVLSYGGTKNGMMFGEAVVVVNPDAVRQMKHIRKMSMQLASKMRFVSVQLEALLAKDLWLRNAQHANAMAQRLAAGVRETDGVEILYPVQANAVFAKLPHEVSRRLQKRYRFYFWDEVAGHVRWMCGFDTQEEDVDGFLQALKEEMSR
- a CDS encoding transglutaminase family protein yields the protein MQLIPQSPDIHAYLAADEVIDHDHPLVRETADALWVATAGAYSYAKVAFEFVRDAIPHSGDSGDLRVSWRASDVLGTRNGICYAKSHALVALLRAKGIPAGLCYQRLADDDGSNPAVHGLIALRLPGAVDWARQDARGNKPGVDAQFALDAERLAFPVRPELGEVDYPELYAAPHPAALAALKKSADRLELWRNLPTAL
- a CDS encoding helix-turn-helix transcriptional regulator, which codes for MPVSPSSAAQAARCSVAHRLRELRSEAGLSGSELGTRCGWTHSKSSRIENARTPPTPDDIRRWCEACGAADQARDIIAQSQNAESLYTEWRRRSRSGLKQLQNSYIPLFRSTRLFRVYSATLLPHFIQTEGYAAGLLTAISLFRDIPNDVAEAVAARMERNLILREPGRRYVLLVEETALRHQLADTEAMAAQLGYLMTVGAMPSVSLGIIPMATPKRAQWPLETFHMYDDTLVSVELLAARVTVTQPSEIALYEKAFAALQKMAVYGADARALVMEAVAALQ
- a CDS encoding MFS transporter, which translates into the protein MHGFGRYLAAALAARFASEGMSLAVVLLALERTGSAAYGAFVLTAWLAPHVLAAPLAGAAAARTGRPRLFHVVALTGFTCAVAALAVLLGRAPAPVVVAVALLGGSCGPMVTGGMSSLVAGLVPAGAGRDRAYAWDASTYNAAAVTAPAVVGLAAALGSAAPAMAALALAGTLAAVLAATLPYTTRQPDPTARPGAEPGAPAAAGLGAGLAALWRIRELRAITSATTLAFVGIGTLTTTSVLLASRLGSPGGGGVLMTAFAVGALAGSLTLGRITSVEPGRLARRAMAGTGAALAAAVFAPSVAVAAVLFAAAGVCDGPLLTATLRIRSEYAPDAVRTQVFTLGAGLKLTAASVGAALVGFAASAPPQALLAGISTLILASALLHALVARHGAAPTGAAAATTGPSEGSATAPAGRRTS
- a CDS encoding DUF6421 family protein; the protein is MTEILVPGSGGAVITAGARVVDHPAWPELKAAVEEIRPWQAKDGSIDVEAADAPAPAVVEAAVERAIGAIEVLSPLLPHAEAYHRALVSDLRKWVADGFKVPDFLDSLLAFHPAAGRADGLQHLVVFPMYTQNGNLDRNFEAVVLKMVWPEWLSELERTRYDNPLFLGITFEDFTPGYDTHSAVLFPETIAVREAPERFTWGGIFCDREAARYRKVTEAAVDILGIELPEDIARMVEDQERCEKAFVLWDMVHDRTHSHGDLPFDPFMIKQRQPFWMYGLEELRCDLTAFKEAVKLESEGNEHGRDVQYAVLFDRMFRFPVSGDRNRNYDGLGGQLLFAYLHKHDVVRWTDNKLKIDWMRAPQVTNQLCADIEDLYRAGIDRPKLVHWFKAYELVSTYLAPHPGSKWAKGPDALDLTQPPRKLVDDVLPDEFPLSMFYEALAKKLKGVIASTKGITAVNADSVERVAA
- a CDS encoding CGNR zinc finger domain-containing protein, with the translated sequence MADSAQGFAAGSRLIELAEAVRTDPDLPRAELVALLARHGEHPAALTGRAFTEQGAAELRAAARRMGAVLAETDEDRAVEALNELFAQYAAPPRLTRHDGHRWHLHVDRGEGAGWGGWFLASGALELSRLLTECGRIAWGACAAEGCGRFFLGTGPGSARRYCTPSCATRARVAAHRRRKRAQAAERT
- a CDS encoding SDR family NAD(P)-dependent oxidoreductase; translation: MNSAAKSGNGNLQGAVVAVAGAGGPAGRAALLRLAEAGAVVVAADADASRLAESVDAARYAHGGATVTGDTVDLLDLEATKAWAERTEKEFGRVDGLVHLVGGWRGSKTFTDVDLADWDFLEKLLIRTVQHTSLAFHDGLLRSDRGRYVLISQSGAHKPVANNAAYNAGKAAAEAWTLSLADSFRKAGGEEGPGAAAAILVIKALVHDAMRAERPNAKFAGFTDVKELAEAIAGVWERPAIDVNGQRLWLTPQP
- a CDS encoding 4a-hydroxytetrahydrobiopterin dehydratase, whose translation is MGVPKPMTHEEIAEHLAGLPGWEQDGDVITRTYPIRYHAAVAAIVTIADRSRRIQHHADLDLRIDHLRASITTHDAGNRLTRADFDLAHRIDAIVAAHQALPLD